One part of the Lycium ferocissimum isolate CSIRO_LF1 chromosome 8, AGI_CSIRO_Lferr_CH_V1, whole genome shotgun sequence genome encodes these proteins:
- the LOC132066400 gene encoding uncharacterized protein LOC132066400, producing the protein MGDHFMDMDELDSDGEECDGNDEGGPATVVLATTTSVTELVSCGRHFENKEYLKGHLLNAQEKLKKSNTAQRQDSVYFGSFHHQRLESGEGNGKSMEAPKTQNRKRPLDISKLQNSPYYKMRLIVKDLRPHVIEVLRTPDFRNCKAATEIRQQLNLLMDLYKEVMEEAINPEAAKDGPGTQDASMDIKDGEKPSEQQKDMKPSPENGASAKPDGDSSPKQEVGDDDGVQVTGTYVVGGSAFGWNFITYTSGKAVYYGRTKESFRAANVKSE; encoded by the exons ATGGGTGATCATTTTATGGATATGGATGAACTTGATAGTGATGGCGAAGAgtgtgatggaaatgatgagGGTGGGCCGGCCACCGTGGTTCTGGCAACCACAACTTCGGTGACGGAACTCGTTTCTTGTGGGCGGCATTTCGAGAACAAAGAGTATTTAAAG GGACATTTGCTCAATGCTCAAGAAAAACTGAAAAAGAGCAACACTGCCCAGCGCCAAGATTCAGTGTATTTTGGGTCCTTCCATCATCAGAGACTAGAGAGTGGAGAGGGAAACGGGAAATCCATGGAAGCCCCTAAAACTCAGAATAGAAAGAGGCCACTTGATATCTCCAAATTGCAAAACTCACCTTACTACAAGATGAGACTCATTGTTAAAGATCTAAGACCCCATGTTATTGAG GTTCTCCGGACTCCTGACTTCCGCAATTGCAAGGCTGCTACTGAAATTCGTCAAC AGTTGAATCTCCTGATGGATCTTTACAAGGAGGTGATGGAAGAAGCAATAAACCCAGAGGCGGCTAAGGATGGACCCGGAACTCAGGATGCGTCCATGGATATCAAGGACGGAGAAAAGCCTAGTGAGCAACAGAAAGACATGAAACCTTCTCCAGAAAATGGGGCATCTGCAAAACCAGATGGAGATTCATCTCCGAAACAAGAAGTTGGAGATGACGACGGGGTCCAAGTGACGGGGACATATGTCGTTGGAGGATCAGCATTTGGCTGGAACTTTATAACATACACCAGCGGGAAGGCCGTCTATTATGGACGAACCAAAGAGTCGTTCCGAGCTGCAAATGTTAAATCTGAATGA